GCCGCCGCGACCCTGGTCGACGCCGGTGACGCGCTCGTCGACGGCGTCGTACGGGCCAACTCGTACAAGGTCAAGGCCGGCTCCTGGCTGGAGGTGACCCTGCCCGCCCCGGTGGCCCCGCCGACCGTGGTGCCGCAGGCGGTGCCCGGCCTGACCGTCGTCTACGCCGACGACGACATCGTGGTGGTGGACAAGCCGGTCGGCGTGGCCGCGCACCCGAGCCCCGGCTGGACCGGCCCGACGGTGATCGGGGCGCTGGCCGCCGTCGGCCACCGGATCTCCACCAGTGGCGCCGCCGAGCGGCAGGGCGTGGTGCACCGGCTCGACGTCGGCACCACCGGGATCATGGCGGTGGCCAAGAGCGAGCAGGCGTACACCGCGCTGAAGCGGGCCTTCAAGTACCGCGAGGTGGAGAAGCGCTACCACGCGGTGGTGCAGGGTCACCCGGACCCGCTGCGCGGCACCATCGACGCGCCGATCGACCGGCACCCGCACCACGACTACCGCTGGGCGGTGGTCACCGGTGGCAAGCCGAGCATCACCCACTACGACACGCTCGAGGCGTTCCGCTCGGCGAGCCTGCTCGACGTGCGGCTGGAGACGGGGCGTACCCACCAGATCCGGGTGCACTTCTCGACCCTGCGCCACCCGTGCGTCGGCGACCTGACCTACGGCGCCGACCCGACGCTGTCGGCCCGGCTCGGCCTGAGCCGGCAGTGGCTGCACGCCCGCTCGCTGAGCTTTGCGCACCCGCGTACCGGTGAGCAGGTCACCTTCGTCAGCGACTACCCGGAGGACCTGGCGCGCGCGCTGGAACTCCTCCGCGACTGACCGCCGAGCGACAGGGAACGCCGTGTCCACCGACGAGCCGTCGCGCCCGGCCCCCGGTCGGTCCCGGTCGGCCACGCTGAGCTGGGTCGCGTTGCTCTGCGCGGCGGCGGTCCTGCTCACCGCCGCGTGGAGCGGGCGGCGTGCGCCGGTGACCGACCGGACCGTCGGTGAGGTCACCCGGGTGGGCGTGGCGGCCGGCGACCCGATCCCCGGCTACCTGCGGGCCGCCGCCGCCGAGCTGGCCGGGCTGGCCGACCCGTCGCCGCCGGCCCCCGGGTCGTACGCCCTGGTCTCCTTCTCGGCCTATCTCACCCCGCGGCGGGCGGCCGTGGCGCTGGCCGGACTGGAGGCCCCGGCGGTCGTCGCCCGGGTGCCGCTGCCCGGCCGGCAGACCGAGATCGTCCGGATCCCGGCGGGCCGGCTCCCCGACGACGTGGTCGCCGGGATGGCCCAGGTCGCGGAGCGCAAGGACCGGGAGGCGGTGGACCAGCGGGCCCGCGCCGCCGCCCCGGCCGCCGCCGCGGACCCGCAACTGCGCCGGGTGTACGAGACCGGCGCGCAGGTGGCCGCCGCGGAGGCGGACGCCTACCGGTCGGCCTGCGCCTGCGTCTACGCGGCGGTGGTCCGCGGCCCCGCGGACCGGCTGCGCGCCCTGGCGGCCCGCCCCGGGGTACGCGTCGTCGACCCGGCGCCGGAGCTGGTGCGGTTGGACCGCGCGGTCCTCACCCCGCCGCTGCCGGAGCAGCGGGACGTGGCCCGGCCCCCCGCCGACGACGGCCTCCCTGGGGCGGCGGGCGGGACGACGGTGGGCGATTCGTCGGAACCCGCACCGACGGTGAGCGGCCCCTCACCGGCCCCCGGCGGCGGCGTATCGTCCGGCGCACCCCCGTCGACCTCCCCGGACGTCGCCGGAACCGGAGAATCCACGGTACGACGGTGAAGATGGCCACCTACGGATGTGCGTAGACAGGTGTGGTCCGAATAGGGTTTCGTTCGTAGCCTGTCAGGCGGAGATCGATGGGTCTGGGAGGGCGAGCCTTGGATGGCAGCGAAACCGGCTGGGGTCGGCAGGCTGAGCCGGCACCGCGGTGGCGGGCGCTGCTCGACCGGGCCCGGCTCGGCGGCCGGAGCGCGGAGCAGGTCGAGGCCGACCGCCGCGCCGAGGAGGCGGCGGCGCCCGAGCCGCTGCCCCGACGCGGCAGCGGCACGGCGTGGTCCGGCCGCGCGTCCGCGTCGGCCCGTCCCGCCGACCTGACGTACGACGCGGAGCCCGCCTACCGGGTGGAGGCGAGCTACCGGGTCGAGCCCGCCTACCGGATCGACCCGTCCTTCCGCGCCGAGCCCGCCTACCGCCCCGAGCCGGGTCACCCGGCCGAGCCGAGCCATCCGGCCGAGAGCGGCTATCCCGTGGCGGCGACCTACCCGGCGGAGCCGAGCTATCCGGCGGAGCCGAGCTATCCGGCCGACTCCGGCTACCGGCCCGAGCCGGCCTACGGTCCCGACCCCGGATACCGGGCCGACCCGCAGCCCGGCTACCGGGCCGAACCGGCCGCCGACCCGCCCGTTCCGCGGCCGCGCCGGGGCACCGCGTCCGTCGAGTCCCGGTACGCGCTGCTCGACAACGGCTACCGGCACGAGGCCCCGCCCGCGGAGTCCCGCTACGCCCCGCTGCTCGACGGCGGCTACCGACCGCCGACCTACCCGGCGGTGGAGCCCCCGCCGGTCGAGCCCGTGCCGGCGTACCAGGTGCCGGTGGAGCCGGTCCCGGCGTACCAGCCACCGGCGATCTCCGACGGCTATCCGGTCCGCAGCGAACCCGCCCGGGTGGAGTGGCGGGCACCGGCCCCCGAGAGCGAGCAGGAGCGGGCCGCCGGCGTGCTCCGCCGGGAGCTGGGCACCCCCCGGGTGCTCGCCTTCGCCAACCCGAAGGGCGGCGTGCACAAGACCACCGCCACCGTGCTGGCCGCCGCCACCGTGGGGAGTGTGCGCGGGCGGGGCGTGCTCGCCTGGGACGACAACGAACTGCGGGGCACCCTCGGCCTGCGCGCCGGCAGCGCCCGGCACGCGCGGACCATCCGGCACCTGATCTCCGACCTCGCCCAGATCGAGATCCTGGAGGGCGCCACCCTGCTGGAGCACCTCGACGACTACCTGCGGCACGCCTCCGACGGCTCGTACGACGTGCTGGCCGGGGAGGAGAGCCCGCGCTTCGCCCAGCGGCTGGACCAGTTCACCGTCAAGCGGGTGCTGGAGCTGCTGCGGCGGACCCACGACGTGGTCTGCGTGGACACCGGCAACAACGTGGAGAGCCCGAACTGGCGCACCGTGATGCAGGCCGCCGACCAGCTCGTGGTGACCACCGTGCCCCGGGAGGACGCCGCGTTCAGCGCCGACTGGATGCTGGACCTGCTGCACGAGGTGGGGATGGGGGAGCTGGCCGACAACGCGGTCACCCTGATCTCCTGCCCGACCCCGGGCCGCTCGTCGCTCCAGGACGACCTGGAGCGGCACTTCGCCACCCGCACCCGCGCCGTCGCCGTGGTGCCGTACGACGCGGCGCTGGAGACCGGGTCGTCGATCGAGTACCACCAGCTCCAGCCGGAGACCCGGGCGGCGTGGCTGAAGGCCGCCGCGGTGATGCTGGAG
This genomic interval from Micromonospora sp. CCTCC AA 2012012 contains the following:
- a CDS encoding RluA family pseudouridine synthase is translated as MTAAFAAGGDQRSLPVPDGLDGMRLDQAVSRLFGLSRTAAATLVDAGDALVDGVVRANSYKVKAGSWLEVTLPAPVAPPTVVPQAVPGLTVVYADDDIVVVDKPVGVAAHPSPGWTGPTVIGALAAVGHRISTSGAAERQGVVHRLDVGTTGIMAVAKSEQAYTALKRAFKYREVEKRYHAVVQGHPDPLRGTIDAPIDRHPHHDYRWAVVTGGKPSITHYDTLEAFRSASLLDVRLETGRTHQIRVHFSTLRHPCVGDLTYGADPTLSARLGLSRQWLHARSLSFAHPRTGEQVTFVSDYPEDLARALELLRD
- a CDS encoding AAA family ATPase, translated to MGLGGRALDGSETGWGRQAEPAPRWRALLDRARLGGRSAEQVEADRRAEEAAAPEPLPRRGSGTAWSGRASASARPADLTYDAEPAYRVEASYRVEPAYRIDPSFRAEPAYRPEPGHPAEPSHPAESGYPVAATYPAEPSYPAEPSYPADSGYRPEPAYGPDPGYRADPQPGYRAEPAADPPVPRPRRGTASVESRYALLDNGYRHEAPPAESRYAPLLDGGYRPPTYPAVEPPPVEPVPAYQVPVEPVPAYQPPAISDGYPVRSEPARVEWRAPAPESEQERAAGVLRRELGTPRVLAFANPKGGVHKTTATVLAAATVGSVRGRGVLAWDDNELRGTLGLRAGSARHARTIRHLISDLAQIEILEGATLLEHLDDYLRHASDGSYDVLAGEESPRFAQRLDQFTVKRVLELLRRTHDVVCVDTGNNVESPNWRTVMQAADQLVVTTVPREDAAFSADWMLDLLHEVGMGELADNAVTLISCPTPGRSSLQDDLERHFATRTRAVAVVPYDAALETGSSIEYHQLQPETRAAWLKAAAVMLEPFAR